Proteins encoded by one window of Fimbriiglobus ruber:
- a CDS encoding transposase, translated as MGGGSHAPKKHYVPDTVVFRTKPEIALALVDRARANGVRVRAWTCDELYGRSSAFLDGLDQRGQVFVAEVPTNFHGWMTKPRVLRKGPTRPRRGRPKTYPRLAAKASSCEVGNLLRYSPVFRRQAWRRYRVKDTTRGPEVWEVKWAAFGRKADDGLPSRRQCLMVIRNVVTGDVKYFVSNRVPGDPGISLRFLLRVAVSRWSVEDCFRQAKEELGLDHYEVRGWRCVHRHFYLTQLSQLFCARLRQTFAAQNARDDSLEPLSVEAVRRAVNAWLQATTTPTSKTERLQKELNEQRYYEKRRKQACLSHTKTRKKRLKELGIDPDRIRSCLPPSDG; from the coding sequence CTGGGCGGGGGATCCCACGCGCCGAAAAAACACTACGTCCCGGACACGGTGGTCTTTCGCACCAAACCGGAAATCGCCCTCGCTCTGGTCGACCGCGCGCGGGCCAACGGCGTCCGCGTCCGCGCCTGGACGTGTGATGAGTTGTACGGACGTTCGTCGGCGTTTCTGGACGGCCTGGACCAACGCGGTCAGGTGTTCGTGGCCGAAGTGCCGACGAATTTCCACGGTTGGATGACGAAACCGCGGGTGCTTCGGAAGGGACCGACCCGCCCACGTCGGGGCCGCCCGAAAACGTACCCGCGGTTGGCGGCGAAGGCCTCGTCGTGCGAGGTGGGAAATCTGCTGCGGTATTCGCCGGTGTTTCGCCGACAGGCCTGGCGGCGTTATCGGGTCAAGGATACCACCCGTGGCCCGGAAGTCTGGGAGGTGAAATGGGCGGCGTTCGGGCGGAAAGCCGACGACGGCTTACCGAGTCGTCGGCAGTGCCTGATGGTGATCCGGAACGTCGTGACCGGGGACGTGAAATACTTCGTATCGAACCGCGTGCCGGGAGACCCGGGGATTTCCTTGCGGTTCCTGCTGCGCGTGGCGGTGAGTCGCTGGTCGGTGGAGGATTGCTTTCGCCAGGCCAAGGAGGAATTGGGCTTGGATCATTACGAGGTACGCGGTTGGCGGTGCGTGCATCGTCATTTTTACCTGACGCAACTGAGTCAGTTGTTCTGTGCCCGGTTACGGCAGACGTTCGCGGCTCAGAACGCCCGCGACGATTCGTTGGAACCACTCTCGGTGGAGGCCGTGCGGCGAGCGGTCAACGCGTGGTTGCAAGCCACAACGACGCCGACGAGCAAAACCGAGCGTCTGCAGAAGGAACTGAACGAGCAGCGGTACTACGAAAAGCGCCGGAAACAGGCGTGTCTGTCGCACACGAAAACGCGAAAGAAGCGGTTGAAAGAGCTTGGCATCGACCCCGACAGGATCCGAAGTTGCCTGCCTCCGTCGGATGGCTAA
- a CDS encoding IS1380 family transposase, whose amino-acid sequence MKTIFQRWFRKHKTRLERRLNKRSGGSPARPVLSDHTIHYEVADKARAIPCGGIGLIHQLVARIGLVGDMDDAVHVLKTHLPYHESDHVLTLAYNALCGGTCLQDIDRLRNDTAVLDALGAVRIPDPTTAGDFCRRFEEADVRALLDAFDRTRRRVWAEQPDAFFDLAVVDADGTIVETAGRSKQGQDITYDGRWGYHPLIVSLANTGEVLSLVNRPGNRPSHEGAAAELTRAATLCLEAGFRRVLFRGDTDFSQTEYLDGWNAIANLRFVFGYDAKPNLVARAEELPAAAWQRLTRPARYTVATAARQKPADIRDGIVRDREYDTLRLQSEDVAEFVYRPTACDREYRMVVVRKTIERTKGQRALFDETRYFFYITNEREWTPAEIVFSANDRCHQENRIAQLKGGVRALSAPTDTLASNWAYMVMTALAWSLKAWWALMLPDTTGRWRDRHRDEKRQVLRWEFPTFVNAFVSLPCQVVTSGRRLILRLLSWNPHLAIFFRLVDRLRR is encoded by the coding sequence GTGAAAACCATTTTCCAGCGTTGGTTCCGCAAACACAAGACGCGTCTCGAGCGCCGTCTCAATAAGCGGTCCGGCGGATCGCCGGCCCGGCCCGTCCTCTCGGACCACACGATTCACTACGAGGTCGCCGATAAGGCCCGCGCCATTCCCTGCGGGGGCATCGGACTCATCCACCAACTCGTCGCCCGCATCGGCCTCGTGGGGGACATGGATGACGCCGTCCACGTCCTCAAGACCCACCTCCCGTACCACGAATCCGACCACGTCCTGACCCTCGCGTACAACGCCCTGTGCGGCGGAACCTGCCTGCAGGACATCGACCGCCTTCGCAACGACACAGCCGTCCTCGACGCCCTCGGGGCCGTCCGCATACCCGATCCGACAACCGCCGGCGACTTCTGCCGACGATTCGAGGAGGCGGATGTCCGCGCCCTCCTCGACGCCTTCGATCGCACCCGCCGCCGCGTCTGGGCCGAGCAACCCGACGCCTTCTTCGACCTGGCCGTCGTCGACGCCGACGGCACGATCGTGGAGACCGCCGGGCGGTCCAAACAGGGCCAGGACATCACGTACGACGGGCGGTGGGGATACCACCCGCTGATCGTTTCCCTGGCCAACACCGGGGAGGTTCTGAGCCTCGTCAACCGACCCGGCAACCGCCCGTCGCACGAGGGCGCGGCCGCCGAATTGACCCGGGCGGCTACTCTGTGCCTGGAGGCCGGGTTCCGTCGGGTTCTGTTCCGCGGGGACACCGACTTCTCACAGACCGAGTACCTCGACGGATGGAACGCGATCGCCAACCTGCGATTCGTGTTCGGGTACGACGCCAAACCGAACCTGGTCGCGCGGGCCGAGGAACTGCCGGCGGCCGCGTGGCAGCGGTTGACCCGTCCGGCCCGGTACACGGTCGCCACCGCGGCTCGGCAGAAGCCGGCCGACATCCGGGACGGGATCGTCCGGGACCGGGAATACGACACCCTGCGGCTCCAGTCCGAGGACGTGGCCGAATTCGTGTACCGCCCGACCGCGTGCGATCGGGAGTACCGGATGGTGGTCGTCCGCAAGACCATCGAGCGGACGAAAGGGCAGCGCGCGTTGTTCGACGAGACACGGTACTTCTTTTACATCACGAACGAGCGCGAGTGGACGCCGGCGGAGATCGTCTTCTCGGCCAACGACCGGTGCCACCAGGAGAACCGGATCGCCCAGCTGAAGGGCGGGGTGCGGGCTCTGTCGGCCCCGACGGACACGCTGGCGAGCAACTGGGCGTACATGGTGATGACGGCCCTGGCGTGGTCTCTCAAGGCGTGGTGGGCGCTGATGCTACCGGACACGACGGGCCGGTGGCGGGATCGGCACCGGGATGAGAAGCGGCAGGTGCTGCGGTGGGAGTTCCCGACATTCGTGAACGCATTCGTGTCGTTGCCGTGCCAGGTCGTGACGTCCGGGCGACGGTTGATCCTCCGGCTGCTGAGTTGGAATCCGCACCTGGCGATCTTCTTCCGACTGGTCGATCGGTTGCGGCGGTAG
- a CDS encoding WD40 repeat domain-containing protein has product MDFLPLQSAPFDLAATADGGALAFVFGETCVVQGVDEDGGITGDALQISAPEKDAFHRVCFSPDGNFLALGLESGRVQVVAAKNGTVKWLAEGHGAKFVRGVAWSGDLVVSGGDDAGVVVWNAGDGTIQRRFSELAAPVNTVDIRGNRVLAGTGVNELHLYDSGLKFDSWPDYQAERALVYHWDLRAQRDAVVLRGHREQVNSVRFINDGGRILSCSGGWLHGSEHSAFVWDTDTSVPITNLERQSAAVVGSCADANGRIIFTVCWDGEVQAWDGSRVQDTKPIISHTQEIRIVEFSPDGRRVVTTSWDDPPRIWDVESGVPIATLDGHECLIRTVWFSPDGRLVLTGAGRKYPKIRPTTRPGSGKSRPGAAGEFGNSL; this is encoded by the coding sequence ATGGACTTTCTCCCGCTCCAATCGGCCCCCTTCGACCTCGCCGCCACGGCGGACGGGGGAGCGCTCGCATTCGTCTTTGGTGAAACATGCGTAGTTCAAGGCGTCGATGAAGACGGGGGCATAACCGGGGACGCCTTACAGATCAGCGCGCCCGAAAAGGATGCGTTTCACCGCGTGTGCTTTTCTCCCGACGGTAACTTTCTGGCCCTCGGTCTTGAGAGTGGTCGAGTTCAGGTGGTGGCGGCAAAGAATGGCACGGTGAAATGGCTTGCGGAGGGTCACGGCGCGAAGTTCGTTCGCGGCGTCGCCTGGTCGGGCGATCTCGTCGTATCCGGGGGCGACGATGCGGGCGTGGTGGTTTGGAATGCGGGGGACGGGACAATCCAACGGCGATTCTCTGAGCTTGCCGCGCCGGTCAACACCGTCGATATCCGTGGGAATCGCGTTCTTGCCGGCACGGGTGTTAACGAATTGCACTTGTACGACTCAGGCCTGAAGTTCGATTCTTGGCCCGATTACCAAGCCGAGCGAGCCCTAGTCTACCACTGGGATCTCCGCGCCCAGCGAGACGCTGTCGTCTTACGAGGGCACCGTGAGCAGGTGAATTCCGTTCGATTCATCAACGATGGCGGTCGAATACTGAGCTGCTCGGGCGGATGGCTACACGGCTCCGAGCATTCGGCATTCGTGTGGGACACCGACACCAGCGTTCCGATCACAAACCTCGAAAGACAGTCGGCCGCGGTCGTGGGATCGTGTGCGGACGCGAATGGGCGAATCATCTTCACCGTTTGCTGGGACGGTGAGGTCCAGGCGTGGGACGGCTCCCGAGTTCAGGACACGAAGCCGATCATTTCTCACACTCAAGAGATCCGCATCGTCGAGTTCAGTCCCGACGGCCGACGGGTCGTGACGACCTCTTGGGATGATCCGCCGCGCATCTGGGACGTTGAGTCAGGGGTGCCCATCGCGACACTAGACGGCCACGAGTGTCTGATTCGGACGGTCTGGTTTTCGCCGGATGGACGACTGGTCCTGACCGGGGCCGGCCGCAAGTACCCAAAGATCCGACCGACTACACGGCCAGGCTCTGGGAAGTCGAGACCGGGCGCTGCAGGGGAATTCGGGAATTCTTTGTGA
- a CDS encoding WD40 repeat domain-containing protein: MTEELRQGLELSSWDKTWKRPDEAWIHAIAFSADGETLYVGDAEGRVRLMNTSTGTTTAVVPLHSAQISAIAVHPTQGFVSGDPKGNLKHIFTDNGQAMCREVNLGHEIDHLSFSNDGNHVGVSLRYSVGLFACWDGSFRNLESPADIYGQNPKDCLAFSPDDRFLAAGTNTFVHLWVLDSGREVCRVGIGGVRYVAFVDKGNRLLIGTSRQWYLMDVNALYLDESARAEALANSVCHHDIPEFTSPIPVLREEWEVGRARYRFQLSNEQQSRFALEASPTHPLNLALLSTGTACEIAYLPHGWRVPHPSLPVWAVCRGAAIELVTVEDTLGNSTRK, from the coding sequence GTGACCGAGGAATTGCGACAAGGGCTCGAGCTCTCTTCGTGGGACAAGACCTGGAAACGCCCCGATGAGGCGTGGATTCACGCCATCGCGTTCTCCGCCGACGGGGAAACGCTTTACGTCGGTGACGCGGAAGGCCGCGTCCGACTTATGAACACGTCAACAGGGACCACTACGGCAGTCGTCCCGTTGCATTCGGCCCAAATCAGCGCGATTGCCGTCCACCCGACACAAGGCTTCGTCAGCGGTGATCCCAAGGGAAACTTGAAACATATTTTCACCGATAACGGCCAGGCAATGTGCCGGGAGGTCAACTTGGGTCACGAGATTGACCACTTAAGCTTCTCCAACGACGGAAACCATGTCGGGGTGTCCTTGCGTTATAGTGTGGGCTTGTTCGCTTGCTGGGACGGCTCCTTTCGGAATCTGGAAAGCCCGGCCGACATTTACGGGCAGAACCCGAAGGACTGTTTGGCCTTTTCCCCGGACGACCGGTTTCTAGCGGCCGGCACAAACACCTTTGTGCATCTCTGGGTACTCGACAGCGGCCGGGAGGTTTGTCGGGTCGGGATCGGCGGCGTGAGATATGTGGCGTTTGTTGACAAAGGGAATCGCCTGCTCATCGGGACCAGTCGACAGTGGTATCTCATGGACGTAAACGCGCTTTATCTGGACGAATCGGCACGGGCCGAGGCGTTGGCGAACTCCGTCTGCCACCACGATATTCCCGAGTTCACTTCACCCATTCCGGTACTCCGCGAGGAGTGGGAGGTCGGCAGAGCCCGGTACAGATTTCAGTTGTCCAATGAGCAGCAATCTCGCTTCGCCCTAGAAGCCAGCCCCACACACCCGCTCAACCTCGCCCTCCTCAGCACGGGGACGGCCTGCGAGATCGCGTATCTTCCTCACGGCTGGCGCGTGCCTCACCCTTCCCTCCCTGTATGGGCGGTATGCAGGGGGGCCGCGATTGAACTCGTTACCGTTGAAGATACCCTAGGAAACTCAACGAGAAAGTGA